In Silene latifolia isolate original U9 population chromosome 3, ASM4854445v1, whole genome shotgun sequence, a single window of DNA contains:
- the LOC141645821 gene encoding uncharacterized protein LOC141645821, whose amino-acid sequence MPQVIEQYGPYGSQEKLTFNFILEKGDVITRVRIDSGDVTDALAFEILDTSGNYTTIKSDGTVTPGKLDDSSDGKDDPHAHETETLKLNGERITQISGYEGDFFGNRHVVQLFIYTDVRPDGYGPFGHKNSSTKIEPFSSPDPSTGPIVGFFGAQGPYLHSLGVSLQKAPKE is encoded by the exons ATG CCACAGGTAATTGAGCAGTACGGACCTTATGGTAGCCAGGAAAAGCTAACCTTCAACTTCATACTTGAAAAAGGTGATGTAATCACAAGGGTACGTATTGATAGTGGCGACGTCACTGACGCTCTTGCTTTCGAAATACTCGACACATCTGGTAACTACACAACAATTAAGTCGGATGGCACTGTGACTCCCGGCAAACTCGATGACAGTAGTGATGGCAAAGACGATCCGCATGCCCATGAGACTGAGACG CTGAAACTGAATGGTGAGCGTATAACACAAATCAGTGGGTACGAAGGGGATTTCTTTGGTAATCGTCATGTGGTACAACTCTTCATTTATACCGATGTTCGTCCGGATGGATATGGACCATTTGGGCACAAGAACTCTTCCACCAAGATCGAGCCATTCTCGTCTCCTGACCCATCAACTGGTCCTATTGTTGGCTTTTTTGGAGCTCAAGGACCTTATCTTCACTCCCTTGGGGTTTCTCTCCAAAAG GCACCTAAGGAATGA